The Pyrococcus kukulkanii genome contains a region encoding:
- the pfkC gene encoding ADP-specific phosphofructokinase, giving the protein MLDEVRKLSAYTAYNANVDAIVNLRAEIVQNLIDSFGADEIRRRIEEYPREIREPLDFVARLIHALKTGKPMAVPLTNEEMHRWFDETFKYDMERIGGQAGIIANLMAGLKVKKVIAYTPFLPKRLAELFRRGVLYPVVEEGKLKLRPIQEAYREGDPLKVNRIFEFRKGMKFKLGDEVIEVPHSGRFIVSSRFESISRIETRDELRPFLPEIGRQVDGAILSGYQGLRLQYSDGKDANYYLRKAKEDIMALKEADIKVHVEFASIQDRKLRKKVVTNIFPLVDSVGMDEAEIAYILSVLGYRDLADRIFTYNRIEDAILGGMIILDELNFEILQVHTIYYLMYITHRDNPLNEDELAKSLEFGTTLAAARASLGDITKPEDYEVGLKVPFNERSDYVKLRFEEAKRKLRMREYKVVVVPTRLVSNPVSTVGLGDTISTGTFLSYIALLRRH; this is encoded by the coding sequence ATGCTCGATGAAGTAAGGAAGCTTAGCGCGTACACAGCGTACAACGCTAACGTTGATGCTATAGTGAATTTAAGAGCCGAGATCGTCCAAAACTTAATTGACTCTTTTGGAGCAGATGAAATCAGGAGGAGGATCGAAGAGTATCCCAGGGAAATTAGAGAACCCCTAGACTTCGTTGCAAGACTAATCCATGCCCTTAAGACTGGAAAACCTATGGCCGTCCCCTTAACAAACGAAGAGATGCACAGATGGTTCGATGAGACGTTCAAGTACGACATGGAGAGAATAGGGGGACAGGCAGGAATAATAGCCAACCTTATGGCCGGGTTAAAGGTAAAAAAGGTCATAGCATATACCCCGTTCCTGCCAAAGAGGCTAGCAGAACTATTCCGAAGAGGCGTTTTATACCCAGTAGTTGAGGAGGGAAAGCTTAAGCTAAGGCCAATTCAAGAGGCGTACAGGGAGGGGGATCCCCTTAAGGTCAACAGAATATTCGAGTTCAGGAAGGGTATGAAGTTCAAGCTTGGGGACGAAGTGATTGAGGTTCCCCACTCCGGAAGGTTCATAGTTTCCTCAAGGTTCGAAAGCATAAGCAGAATTGAAACTAGAGATGAACTCAGACCCTTCCTCCCCGAGATAGGTAGGCAAGTTGATGGGGCAATTCTCTCTGGATACCAAGGATTAAGGCTTCAATACTCGGATGGAAAGGATGCGAACTACTATTTAAGAAAGGCCAAGGAAGACATAATGGCCCTCAAAGAGGCCGACATAAAGGTTCACGTAGAGTTTGCCTCAATCCAAGACAGGAAACTTAGGAAGAAAGTAGTGACGAATATATTCCCGCTCGTTGACAGCGTTGGAATGGACGAAGCTGAGATTGCATACATACTCAGCGTTCTCGGCTATAGAGACCTCGCGGACAGGATATTCACGTACAACAGGATTGAAGATGCAATCCTGGGTGGAATGATAATACTCGACGAGCTCAACTTCGAGATACTTCAGGTTCACACGATCTACTACCTCATGTACATAACTCACAGGGACAACCCGCTAAACGAGGATGAGCTTGCAAAAAGCCTAGAGTTTGGAACAACGCTAGCTGCAGCGAGGGCATCCCTTGGCGACATAACCAAGCCCGAGGATTATGAAGTTGGGCTTAAGGTTCCTTTCAATGAGAGGAGCGACTACGTCAAGCTGAGGTTTGAGGAAGCGAAGAGGAAGCTCAGAATGAGGGAGTATAAGGTCGTGGTCGTGCCTACAAGATTAGTTTCAAATCCAGTATCAACTGTTGGGCTTGGAGACACAATTTCAACGGGAACTTTCCTCAGCTACATTGCCCTTCTTAGGAGACACTAA
- a CDS encoding DNA-directed RNA polymerase subunit K has translation MFKYTRFEKARIIGARALQIAMGAPVLIDVPEGITPLDAAIMEFEKGVIPITVIRPS, from the coding sequence GTGTTCAAGTACACGAGGTTCGAAAAAGCTAGGATTATAGGTGCGAGGGCCCTCCAGATAGCAATGGGAGCGCCGGTCCTTATAGATGTTCCAGAGGGAATAACTCCCCTCGATGCGGCAATCATGGAGTTCGAAAAGGGTGTGATACCAATAACAGTAATTAGGCCGAGCTGA
- a CDS encoding 30S ribosomal protein S11 has protein sequence MSEEQVNIKKKEKWGIAHIYSSYNNTIIHITDITGAETISRWSGGMVVKADRDEPSPYAAMIAAKRAAEEALEKGIIGVHIRVRAPGGSKSKTPGPGAQAAIRALARAGLKIGRVEDVTPIPHDGTRPKGGRRGRRV, from the coding sequence ATGAGCGAGGAGCAGGTTAACATCAAGAAGAAGGAGAAGTGGGGAATTGCTCACATCTACTCAAGCTACAACAACACGATAATCCACATCACCGACATCACCGGGGCTGAAACGATAAGCAGGTGGAGCGGTGGTATGGTAGTTAAGGCTGACAGGGATGAGCCCTCACCTTATGCAGCTATGATCGCTGCAAAGAGGGCCGCTGAGGAGGCCCTTGAGAAGGGAATCATTGGGGTTCACATAAGGGTAAGGGCCCCAGGAGGAAGTAAGAGTAAGACCCCAGGGCCCGGAGCCCAGGCGGCAATTAGAGCTCTAGCTAGGGCTGGCCTCAAGATAGGCAGGGTTGAAGACGTAACGCCGATACCCCACGACGGTACTAGGCCTAAGGGCGGTAGGAGAGGTAGGCGTGTCTGA
- a CDS encoding pyridoxal-phosphate dependent enzyme: protein MLVCTKCGRKFEEKFLLRCECGGTLFVKRNYDSFLPDPRFFDIRRYQSYLPVDAGFLPKIPPIITPVVEIDGIRFKLDYLHPTGSFKDRGTFVTIAKLKEEGIDEVVLDSSGNAALSLAFYSMISGIKAHIFLSYDAKPGKISALMNLNAKVHFVEGDRMKVHDSAVEFSKATGIPYVTHWLNPYFIEGTKTIAFEIYEEIGVPEEIFIPTGSGTALLGVWKGFKELMEMGEIDRFPKLIAVQAEGFESLCPKSPRINRLADGIAIPNPPRLEDMRRALEETGGYCISVDEDDTLAAHHWLKTRGLLVEETSATALAGYWKAKEEGIATGNSLILLTGVKR, encoded by the coding sequence TTGCTCGTCTGTACTAAATGTGGGAGGAAGTTTGAGGAGAAGTTCCTTCTGCGGTGTGAGTGCGGAGGGACACTATTCGTTAAAAGGAACTATGATTCATTCTTACCAGACCCCAGGTTCTTTGATATTAGGAGATACCAGAGCTATCTCCCAGTTGATGCTGGCTTCTTGCCCAAAATACCTCCAATCATAACCCCGGTTGTTGAAATTGATGGAATAAGGTTCAAGCTAGATTACCTCCACCCCACAGGTTCATTTAAAGACAGGGGGACTTTCGTTACAATAGCGAAGCTTAAAGAGGAAGGCATAGATGAGGTTGTCTTAGACAGTTCTGGAAATGCCGCACTTAGCTTGGCATTTTACTCTATGATATCAGGAATTAAAGCCCATATATTCCTCTCTTATGATGCAAAGCCTGGGAAAATTTCAGCTTTGATGAATCTAAACGCGAAGGTTCACTTCGTTGAAGGTGACAGGATGAAGGTTCATGATAGTGCAGTCGAATTTTCTAAGGCCACAGGGATTCCCTACGTCACCCACTGGCTGAACCCCTACTTCATTGAAGGCACTAAGACTATAGCTTTTGAAATATACGAAGAAATTGGAGTTCCTGAAGAAATTTTCATACCAACTGGAAGTGGAACTGCTCTTCTGGGTGTTTGGAAGGGGTTTAAAGAACTCATGGAGATGGGGGAGATAGACAGGTTCCCAAAACTCATCGCAGTTCAGGCGGAGGGCTTTGAAAGTCTCTGTCCAAAATCTCCCAGGATCAATAGGCTTGCCGATGGGATAGCAATTCCAAATCCTCCAAGGCTTGAAGATATGAGAAGAGCCCTTGAGGAAACTGGAGGTTATTGTATAAGCGTTGATGAAGATGATACTTTAGCTGCTCATCACTGGCTTAAGACGAGAGGTCTTTTGGTTGAGGAAACCTCTGCTACGGCCCTTGCGGGATACTGGAAGGCGAAGGAGGAAGGTATTGCAACTGGAAATTCTTTAATCCTCCTAACCGGCGTTAAGAGGTAA
- a CDS encoding class I SAM-dependent methyltransferase: protein MPHYYSREPQTPLKTKTIEVCIRGYCFKFITASGVFSFGKLDRGTELLIESMFLDPRWRVLDLGCGYGAIGIVASRFVDYVVMTDVNRRAVMIARKNLKLNNVRNAEVRYGDLYEPVKGEKFNSIITNPPVHAGKDVLERIIREAPLYLEDGGLLQMVIKTKQGARWVKEVMEDTFTEVIELAKGSGYRVYAGKK, encoded by the coding sequence ATGCCTCACTACTACTCGCGGGAACCTCAAACTCCTCTGAAAACCAAAACAATTGAAGTCTGCATTAGGGGTTACTGCTTTAAGTTTATAACGGCTAGCGGCGTCTTTTCCTTTGGCAAGCTTGACAGGGGGACTGAATTATTAATAGAGAGTATGTTCCTTGATCCACGATGGCGAGTTCTCGACTTAGGCTGTGGCTACGGTGCAATAGGAATAGTGGCATCGAGATTTGTTGACTACGTTGTCATGACTGACGTAAACAGAAGGGCGGTGATGATAGCAAGGAAGAATCTAAAACTGAACAACGTTAGGAACGCTGAAGTTAGGTACGGCGACCTGTACGAGCCCGTCAAGGGAGAGAAGTTCAATTCAATAATCACTAACCCCCCAGTTCATGCGGGAAAGGATGTTCTTGAAAGAATAATAAGGGAAGCACCGCTGTACCTTGAAGACGGTGGCCTCTTGCAGATGGTTATAAAGACGAAGCAAGGAGCGAGGTGGGTAAAGGAGGTCATGGAGGACACTTTTACCGAAGTTATTGAGCTGGCTAAGGGTAGTGGCTACAGGGTTTACGCTGGGAAGAAATAG
- the rpsB gene encoding 30S ribosomal protein S2, with protein MADEYLVPLDQYLAAGVHIGTQQKTKDMKKFIYRVRQDGLYVLDVRKTDERLKVAGKFLAKFEPQSILAVSVRLYGQKPVKKFGEVTGARAMPGRFLPGTMTNPAVKNFFEPDVIIITDPRADHQAMKEAVEIGIPIVALVDTENLLSYVDLAIPTNNKGRKALALIYWILAREILYNRGEIQSREDFKVPVEEFEMKIVRR; from the coding sequence ATGGCTGATGAGTATCTCGTTCCACTCGACCAGTATTTGGCGGCTGGAGTGCACATAGGGACGCAGCAGAAGACCAAGGACATGAAGAAGTTCATCTACAGGGTTAGGCAGGATGGCCTCTACGTCCTCGACGTTAGGAAGACCGATGAGAGGCTTAAAGTGGCAGGAAAGTTCCTTGCTAAGTTTGAGCCCCAGAGTATACTTGCGGTAAGCGTTAGGCTTTACGGTCAGAAGCCCGTGAAGAAGTTTGGTGAGGTTACAGGGGCAAGGGCAATGCCCGGAAGATTTCTTCCTGGGACAATGACCAACCCAGCAGTAAAGAATTTCTTTGAGCCCGATGTTATAATCATCACCGATCCAAGGGCAGATCACCAGGCAATGAAGGAGGCAGTTGAGATTGGTATTCCAATAGTTGCCCTCGTTGACACCGAGAACCTCCTGAGCTATGTTGATCTTGCAATACCAACAAACAATAAGGGTAGGAAGGCTCTAGCTTTGATCTACTGGATACTCGCCAGGGAGATCCTGTACAACAGGGGAGAGATACAGAGCAGGGAAGACTTCAAGGTACCGGTTGAAGAGTTTGAGATGAAGATAGTTAGGAGATGA
- a CDS encoding DUF3783 domain-containing protein yields the protein MKVYAIGFNPQEVEELKKILGMEVLCIPEYCRDWALASIVSQEKLEGRCDWHFRKFIIIHEATNEEIKKILEAVKRKFENVIFATTTPTSLTWRLEHLLNELIREDEYFKNLRMRRGPYLEL from the coding sequence TTGAAGGTTTACGCGATAGGCTTCAACCCTCAGGAAGTTGAAGAGTTAAAGAAAATCCTGGGAATGGAAGTTTTATGCATTCCGGAGTACTGCAGGGACTGGGCTCTCGCTTCAATAGTATCTCAGGAAAAGCTTGAGGGAAGGTGCGATTGGCACTTCAGGAAGTTCATAATAATCCACGAGGCCACGAATGAAGAAATAAAGAAAATCTTGGAGGCTGTAAAGCGGAAATTTGAGAATGTTATATTCGCAACAACCACACCAACTTCGCTAACTTGGAGGCTTGAACACCTGCTCAACGAGCTAATAAGGGAGGATGAGTACTTCAAAAACTTAAGGATGAGAAGAGGCCCCTATCTAGAGCTCTGA
- a CDS encoding DNA-directed RNA polymerase subunit N, whose product MIIPVRCFTCGKVIGDKYYEFKRRVEAGEDPEKVLDDLGLERYCCRRMLLSHVELIDEIMHYRVY is encoded by the coding sequence TTGATAATCCCCGTGAGATGCTTTACCTGTGGGAAGGTAATTGGCGATAAGTATTACGAGTTCAAGAGAAGGGTTGAGGCAGGGGAGGATCCCGAGAAGGTGCTTGATGATCTTGGCCTTGAGAGGTACTGTTGCAGGAGGATGCTCCTTAGTCACGTTGAGTTAATAGATGAGATAATGCACTATAGGGTTTATTAA
- a CDS encoding 50S ribosomal protein L18e, with the protein MKRTGPTDPNLRRLIRFLRKKSNEQGVKIWKDIAWRLERPRRQRAEVNVSKINRYAREGEMIVVPGSVLGAGRLEKKVIVAAWKFSETARRKIIEAGGEAITIEELVERNPKGSGVRIME; encoded by the coding sequence ATGAAGAGGACTGGTCCAACTGATCCAAACCTTAGAAGGCTCATTCGCTTCCTAAGGAAGAAGTCAAATGAGCAGGGTGTAAAGATCTGGAAGGACATAGCTTGGAGGCTTGAAAGGCCCAGAAGGCAGAGGGCAGAGGTCAACGTCAGTAAGATAAACAGGTACGCAAGGGAGGGTGAAATGATAGTAGTTCCTGGGAGCGTCCTTGGTGCTGGAAGGCTCGAGAAGAAGGTTATTGTTGCGGCATGGAAGTTCAGTGAGACCGCAAGGAGGAAGATCATTGAAGCTGGGGGAGAGGCAATAACAATTGAGGAGCTCGTCGAGAGGAACCCGAAGGGAAGTGGAGTAAGGATAATGGAGTGA
- a CDS encoding 30S ribosomal protein S9: MRIIQTTGKRKTAIARAVIREGKGRVRINGKPVEIIEPEIARFTILEPLILAGEEIWNSVDIDVKVQGGGFMGQAEAARIAIARALVEWTGDMNLKEKFMKYDRTMLVGDPRRTEPHKPNRSTKGPRAKRQKSYR, translated from the coding sequence ATGAGGATTATCCAGACTACTGGTAAGAGGAAGACCGCTATCGCGAGGGCGGTTATTAGGGAAGGTAAGGGTAGGGTTAGGATCAACGGGAAGCCCGTTGAAATTATCGAGCCAGAGATCGCAAGGTTCACGATCCTTGAGCCTCTAATCCTTGCCGGGGAGGAGATATGGAACAGCGTTGATATCGACGTTAAGGTTCAGGGTGGAGGTTTCATGGGTCAGGCCGAGGCCGCTAGGATTGCAATAGCTAGGGCACTAGTTGAGTGGACTGGGGATATGAATCTCAAGGAGAAGTTCATGAAGTACGACAGGACAATGCTCGTTGGAGATCCTAGAAGGACAGAGCCCCACAAGCCCAACAGGTCAACCAAGGGTCCAAGAGCGAAGAGGCAGAAGAGCTATCGTTGA
- a CDS encoding RNA-guided pseudouridylation complex pseudouridine synthase subunit Cbf5, whose translation MARDEVRRILPADIKREVLIKDEKAETNPKWGFPPDKRPIELHMQFGVINLDKPPGPTSHEVVAWIKKLFNLEKAGHGGTLDPKVSGVLPVALEKATRVVQALLPAGKEYVALMHLHGDVPEDKIIRVMKEFQGEIIQRPPLRSAVKRRLRTRKVYYIEILEIEGRDVLFRVGVEAGTYIRSLIHHIGLALGVGAHMAELRRTRSGPFKEDETLVTLHDLVDYYHFWKEDGIEEYFRKAIQPMEKAVEHLPKVWIKDSAVAAVTHGADLAVPGIAKLNAGIKKGDLVAIMTLKDELVALGKAVMTSQEMLQKSKGIAVDVEKVFMPRDWYPKMW comes from the coding sequence ATGGCGAGGGATGAAGTTAGGAGAATTCTTCCCGCTGATATTAAGAGGGAAGTGCTCATCAAGGATGAGAAAGCTGAAACCAATCCAAAGTGGGGCTTTCCTCCGGACAAGAGGCCCATAGAGTTACACATGCAGTTTGGAGTTATAAACCTCGATAAACCACCCGGCCCAACGAGCCACGAGGTCGTTGCTTGGATAAAGAAGTTATTCAACTTGGAGAAGGCGGGCCACGGTGGAACACTAGATCCAAAGGTTAGCGGAGTCTTGCCCGTAGCTTTAGAAAAGGCAACGAGGGTAGTTCAGGCCTTACTTCCAGCTGGAAAGGAGTACGTAGCTTTGATGCATCTCCACGGTGACGTTCCGGAGGATAAGATAATTAGGGTGATGAAGGAGTTCCAGGGTGAGATAATCCAGAGGCCCCCTCTTAGGAGCGCCGTCAAGAGGAGGCTGAGAACTAGGAAGGTTTACTACATAGAGATACTTGAAATTGAGGGGAGGGACGTGCTGTTCAGGGTTGGAGTGGAGGCTGGAACTTACATAAGATCGCTTATTCACCACATAGGGCTAGCTTTGGGTGTTGGAGCTCACATGGCCGAGCTTAGGAGGACTAGGAGCGGTCCCTTCAAGGAGGATGAAACCCTCGTAACACTCCACGATCTTGTGGACTACTACCACTTCTGGAAGGAGGATGGGATTGAGGAGTACTTCAGGAAGGCAATCCAACCCATGGAGAAGGCCGTTGAGCATCTGCCTAAGGTGTGGATAAAGGACTCAGCCGTTGCCGCCGTTACGCACGGTGCCGATCTAGCGGTTCCTGGGATAGCCAAGCTTAACGCTGGGATAAAGAAGGGGGATCTAGTTGCGATAATGACGCTTAAGGATGAGCTGGTGGCCTTGGGAAAGGCCGTGATGACAAGTCAGGAGATGCTTCAGAAGAGCAAGGGGATAGCTGTGGACGTAGAAAAGGTATTCATGCCTAGGGACTGGTATCCAAAGATGTGGTAA
- a CDS encoding molybdopterin molybdotransferase MoeA, whose product MEFKKLIPYKEALKALLEDLTEVEDEVIPLSEANGRVLAEDIISIFTVPPFDRSAVDGYAVRAEDTFQAREYNPVELEVIEEVPAGEAPKKEVTPGKAIKVLTGAKIPKGANAVIMQEMVKREGNKIYVLRPVAPGQNIAFAGEDVKKGEVIMRKGQILRPQDLAMLKALGIKKVKVKRRPKVGIIITGSELVDEPSEEAFEKGKIVETNSIMLINLVKTYFGEPVFYGVVPDNEGEIKEVIERAKKECDIVLVTGGSAFGDRDYAHKFVKLKFHGTTIKPGRPIGYGERIFIMSGYPVAVFTQFHLFVKHALAKMVGARGYEVKVRAVLEDDVPSQLGRYEFVKVYYKDGKAKIIKKRGSGIISSLVESNAYLEVPEDSEGYRRGEEVWITLY is encoded by the coding sequence ATGGAGTTCAAGAAGTTAATCCCATATAAAGAGGCCCTTAAAGCTCTTCTTGAAGATTTAACCGAGGTCGAGGACGAAGTAATTCCCCTGAGTGAGGCAAACGGAAGGGTTCTCGCGGAAGACATAATCTCAATTTTCACTGTGCCCCCCTTTGATAGATCGGCGGTAGATGGATATGCGGTTAGAGCCGAAGACACCTTTCAGGCAAGGGAGTATAATCCAGTTGAACTTGAGGTCATAGAGGAGGTTCCAGCAGGAGAAGCACCAAAGAAGGAGGTTACCCCAGGAAAAGCCATTAAGGTCCTCACTGGAGCAAAGATCCCCAAAGGGGCAAATGCCGTGATAATGCAGGAGATGGTAAAGAGGGAGGGCAACAAGATATACGTCTTAAGACCAGTCGCCCCAGGCCAGAACATCGCATTCGCAGGGGAGGATGTGAAAAAAGGGGAGGTTATAATGAGAAAGGGACAAATCCTAAGGCCCCAGGATCTCGCGATGCTCAAGGCCCTTGGAATTAAAAAAGTTAAAGTAAAGAGAAGGCCCAAGGTTGGAATAATAATCACGGGTAGCGAGCTTGTGGACGAACCAAGTGAAGAAGCCTTTGAAAAAGGGAAGATTGTTGAGACGAATTCTATAATGCTCATAAACCTCGTAAAGACGTACTTCGGGGAGCCGGTGTTTTATGGTGTCGTACCCGATAATGAAGGGGAAATTAAAGAAGTAATTGAGAGGGCCAAGAAGGAGTGCGATATAGTCCTAGTTACAGGGGGCTCGGCCTTTGGTGACAGGGACTATGCCCATAAGTTCGTAAAGCTAAAGTTTCACGGGACTACTATAAAGCCCGGAAGACCCATCGGCTACGGTGAAAGGATTTTCATAATGAGCGGTTACCCAGTTGCCGTCTTCACTCAGTTCCACCTATTCGTCAAGCACGCCTTAGCTAAGATGGTTGGAGCGAGGGGTTATGAGGTGAAGGTAAGGGCAGTTCTCGAAGATGATGTCCCAAGCCAACTTGGAAGGTATGAGTTCGTGAAAGTTTACTACAAGGACGGAAAGGCCAAGATCATAAAAAAGAGAGGAAGTGGAATAATCAGTTCCCTTGTTGAAAGCAACGCTTACCTAGAAGTACCAGAGGACAGTGAAGGCTACAGGCGGGGTGAGGAAGTTTGGATTACTCTCTACTGA
- a CDS encoding 30S ribosomal protein S4 has translation MGDPKRQRKKYETPPHPWIKERLDRERVLMDKYELKNKKELWKHETQLKNFRRRARRLLAARGKQAEIERQQLLARLKRLGLLPEDAVLDDVLSLTIEDILERRLQTIVYKKGLARTMRQARQLIVHGHIEVNGQIIRSPSYLVLKEEEDTITYARTSPFANPQHPERMMIEKAKQGGEA, from the coding sequence ATGGGAGATCCTAAGAGGCAGAGAAAGAAGTACGAGACTCCGCCTCACCCATGGATTAAGGAGAGGCTCGACAGGGAAAGGGTGCTAATGGACAAGTACGAGCTGAAGAACAAGAAGGAGCTCTGGAAGCACGAGACCCAGCTTAAGAACTTCAGAAGAAGGGCAAGAAGGCTGCTAGCTGCAAGAGGTAAGCAGGCCGAGATCGAGAGACAACAGTTGCTCGCCAGACTTAAGAGGCTTGGCCTCCTTCCTGAGGATGCCGTCCTCGATGACGTTCTCTCCCTGACAATCGAGGACATCCTTGAGAGGAGGCTACAGACGATAGTCTACAAGAAGGGACTGGCTAGGACAATGAGGCAGGCTAGGCAGCTCATAGTTCATGGTCACATTGAGGTCAACGGCCAGATAATAAGGTCACCAAGCTACCTTGTCCTTAAGGAAGAGGAGGACACGATTACCTATGCAAGAACATCACCTTTCGCAAACCCACAGCACCCCGAGAGGATGATGATTGAGAAGGCTAAGCAGGGTGGTGAGGCATGA
- a CDS encoding 30S ribosomal protein S13 has product MADFRHIVRVAGVDLDGHKQLRWALTAIKGVGINFATMVCRVAGLDPFMKAGYLTDEQVKKIEEILADPVTHGIPRWAVNRPKDYETGKDLHLITAKLDMAIREDIMRLRRIRAYRGIRHELGLPVRGQRTRSNFRRGQTVGVSRKKK; this is encoded by the coding sequence ATGGCCGATTTCAGGCATATAGTTCGTGTTGCGGGAGTTGATTTGGATGGACACAAGCAATTAAGGTGGGCGCTCACCGCTATCAAGGGAGTCGGCATTAACTTCGCCACAATGGTCTGCAGAGTTGCAGGGCTTGATCCATTCATGAAGGCGGGCTACCTCACTGACGAGCAGGTCAAGAAGATAGAGGAAATTCTTGCCGATCCAGTTACCCACGGAATCCCGAGGTGGGCAGTTAACAGGCCGAAGGACTATGAGACCGGTAAGGATCTGCACCTCATTACTGCCAAGCTTGACATGGCCATAAGAGAGGACATCATGAGGCTCAGGAGGATAAGGGCCTACAGGGGTATCAGGCACGAGCTTGGTCTACCAGTTAGGGGTCAGAGGACTAGGTCCAACTTCAGGAGAGGTCAGACAGTTGGTGTGAGCAGGAAGAAGAAGTGA
- a CDS encoding DNA-directed RNA polymerase subunit D, giving the protein MVEVEILEKRDDSIKFILKGVHVAFANALRRTILAEVPTFAVDEVEFYENDSALFDEIIAHRLAMIPLTTPVDRFELDALELDDYTVTLSLEAEGPAIVYSGDLKSDDPDVKPVTPDIPIVKLAKGQRLVFNAYAKLGRGKDHAKWQPGFVYYKYYTKIHISKEIEGWEKLKKLAKKRGLPVEETDSEVIVTTIKPFYIPKEFEEYEGDKIWEEIVPDTYVFTVETNGELPVEEIVSIALKILMRKADRFINELQRLAG; this is encoded by the coding sequence ATGGTTGAGGTTGAGATTCTCGAAAAGAGGGATGACTCAATTAAGTTCATTTTAAAGGGTGTTCACGTTGCCTTTGCAAACGCCCTAAGAAGAACTATTCTTGCTGAGGTTCCAACGTTTGCCGTGGATGAGGTTGAGTTCTATGAGAATGACTCAGCGCTCTTCGATGAGATTATAGCCCACAGGCTCGCTATGATCCCGCTCACAACCCCGGTTGACAGGTTTGAGCTTGATGCCCTTGAGCTTGATGATTACACTGTAACGCTTTCCCTTGAAGCTGAGGGTCCAGCGATAGTTTATTCTGGTGACTTAAAGAGCGATGATCCTGATGTTAAGCCCGTGACTCCAGATATTCCAATAGTTAAGCTGGCCAAGGGTCAGAGGCTCGTGTTTAATGCATACGCGAAGCTCGGAAGGGGAAAGGATCACGCAAAGTGGCAGCCGGGCTTTGTGTACTACAAGTACTACACTAAGATCCACATAAGCAAGGAGATCGAGGGCTGGGAAAAGCTGAAGAAGCTTGCTAAGAAGAGAGGGTTACCCGTAGAGGAAACGGATTCTGAGGTTATAGTAACTACAATAAAGCCCTTCTACATTCCAAAGGAATTTGAGGAATACGAAGGAGATAAGATTTGGGAAGAGATAGTGCCCGACACTTACGTTTTCACGGTTGAAACTAATGGAGAACTTCCCGTTGAGGAGATAGTTAGCATTGCGCTCAAGATACTCATGAGGAAGGCCGATAGGTTTATAAATGAACTTCAAAGATTAGCTGGATGA
- the rplM gene encoding 50S ribosomal protein L13: MRIINADGLILGRLASKVAKMLLEGEEVVIVNAEKAVITGNRDVIFKKYKQRTELRTLTNPRRGPFYPKRSDEIVRRTIRGMLPWKTDRGRKAFKRLKVYVGVPKEFQGKQLETIMEAHVSRLSRPKYVTVGEVAKFLGGKF; this comes from the coding sequence ATGAGGATTATTAACGCTGATGGTTTAATCCTTGGAAGGCTTGCTTCAAAAGTTGCAAAGATGCTCCTTGAGGGCGAGGAGGTTGTGATAGTCAACGCTGAGAAGGCTGTAATAACGGGCAACAGGGATGTTATATTCAAGAAGTACAAGCAGAGGACAGAACTCAGAACCTTGACGAATCCCAGGAGGGGTCCCTTCTATCCAAAAAGGAGCGATGAAATTGTGAGGAGGACTATCAGAGGAATGCTCCCATGGAAGACCGACAGGGGGAGGAAGGCCTTCAAGAGGCTTAAGGTGTACGTCGGCGTTCCAAAGGAGTTCCAGGGGAAGCAGCTTGAGACAATAATGGAGGCCCATGTTTCAAGGCTCTCAAGACCAAAATATGTCACAGTTGGTGAGGTTGCCAAGTTCTTGGGAGGAAAGTTCTGA